The genomic DNA tatatatatatatatatatatgtgtgtgtgtgtgtgtgtgtgtgtgtgtgtgtgtgtgtgtgtgtgtgtgtgtgtgtgtgtgtgtatgtgtatgtgtatgtgtatgtgtatgtgtgtgtgtgtgtgtgtgtgtgtgtgtgtgtgtgtgtgtgtgtgcgcctatataccgtgtatatctatctatatctatctatttatctatctatctatctatatatatatatatatatatatgtgtgtgtgtatgtatgtatgtatgtatgtatgtatgtatgtatgtgtgtatatatgttttatatatatagatagatagatagatagatagatagatagatagacagatatatgcgtgtatgtgtatgtatgtatatctatgtatgtgtgtatatatatagatagatagatagatagatagatattatacatatacatatatatatatatatatatatatatatatatatatatatatatatatatatgtatatatatatatatagacatatttatatacatatatacatatacatatacatatatacagatatacatatacatatatatatatatatatatatatatatatatatatatatatatatatatatatatatatacatatatatatatatatatatatatatacatatatatgtatatatatatatatacatatatatatatatatgtatatatatgtatatatatatatatgtatgtatatatatatatatgtatatatatgtatatgtatatctgtatatatgtatatgtatatatgtatataaatatgtctatatatatacatatatatatatatatatatatatatatatatatatatatatatatgtatatatatgtatatgtatatctgtatatatatgtatatgtatatatgtatataaatatgtctatatatatatatatattttttttatgtatatatatatgtgtatatgtatatatatatatatatatatatatatatatatatatatttatatatttatgtatatatatgtgtatatgtatatatatatatatatatatatatatatatgtgtgtgtgtgtgtgtgtgtgtgtgtgtgtgtgtgtgtgtgtgtgtgtatgtgtgtatatatatatatatatatatatatatatatatatatatatatatatatatatatatatatatatatatatatatatatatatatatatatatatatgtgtgtgtgtgtgtgtgtgtgtgtgtgtgtgtgtgtgtgtgtgtgtatgtatatatatatatatatatatatatatatatatatatatatatatatatatatatatatatgtatatgtatatgtatgtgtatatgtatatatatatatatgtatacatataaaaatatatctatgtaactatatatatatatatataaatatatgtgtgtgggtctgtgtgtgtgtgtgtgtgtgtatgtgtgtttgtatgtgtgtgtatatatgtatatattcatgtatatgtatatatatgtgtatatatatgtatgtgtatatgtatatgtatatgtatgtatatatatatatatatatatatatatatatatatatatatatatatatatatttatatatatatatgtatgtatgtatatatataaatatatatatatatatatatatatatatatatatttataatgtatatgtatatatatatatatatatgtatatatattcataaatatacgtatatatacgtatatatatatatatatatatatatatcatatatatatatatatatatatatgtatatatgtatgtatatactcacacacacacacacacacacacacacacacacacacacacacacacacacacacacacacacacacacacacacacacacacacacacacacacatacacacacacacacacacacacacacatatatatatatatatatatatatatatatatatatatatatatgtatatatatgtatatatatgtatatatatatgtatatatatatatatatatatatatatatatatatatatatatatatatatatatatgcgtgtgtgtatgtatatatatgtatgtatatatttttacatatgcatatatgtatgtgtataaatgaatatatatccatgtatagatagatgaatagatatacacatgcagacatatatacgcgcacgcacaaatacacaaacatacacaaataagacGCGTGTCAGTAAACTGGCGCTGGAGAATCGAGCTGCTAAAAGGCCCGCTATTGATTCGCCAATCGATCCCCGTCGGTGCCTGCAGCTGGTTGCTCCGGACGCCCCACCTGCAGGTCCGCACCAGCCAGCCGGACTTCCTCGCCGCCGCCGTTCGCTTCCTGAAGGAGACGCTGGGGAGGATCCAGCACATGACACTTACTCGTGGAGGACCTGTGATCGCCCTGCAGGTTTGCCTTTGGAGTTTGTAGAGACGTATattgctatatgtatatacgtgtatatatataagtgtgtatgtatgtatatatatatatatatatatatatatatatatatatatatatatgtatgtatgcatgtatatatgtatatatgtatatatgtatgtatatatatatgtatatatatatatatgtatatatatgtatatatatatatgtatatatatgtatatatatatgtatatatatgtatatatatgtatatatatgtatatatatatatatatatatatatatatatatatatatatatatatatatgtaattgtatgtatgtatatatatttgtagtatatatatacatgtatgttttatatgcatgcatatatataaatacatatatatatatatatatatatatatatatatgtatatatatatataatctatatatatgatatatatatatgtatatacatatatatatatatatatatatatatatatatataatatatatgtatatatatgtatatatatatattatatatatattatatatatattacatatatatatatatatatatatatatatatatatatatatatatatatatatatatattatctatctacatatgtattatgtatatatatgtatatgtatatatatatatatatatatatatatatatatatatatatatatatatatatatatatatatgcatatatacatgtatatatataaccttaacCGCCTCTCCCTTCGTCAGGTGGAGAACGAATACGGCGCCTTCGGGTACAGCGACCTTCCACGGGACAGCAAGTACCTGAACTCGATATATCAGGCCATGACCTCCGTCATACCCCCCAACAGGGTCATGTATTTCACTTCGGATACTCCTTCGTACAAGGGTGACCTCGGAGCTATcaaaggaggtaaaggaagagaggataaaggggtagagagagagagggtgaaagggaaaggtgaagaagtaagagggaaaggggattagAGTATAAAGGAAGTGGACTTGTCTGTGAAGGAGCAAGGAGATCGCAGATACATGATTCACTTATGCAGCAAAGtgcttgtatgatatatatatatatatatatatatatatatatatatatatatatgtatgtatgtatgtatgtatgtatgtatatatatgtgcatatatatttatctattttatatatatatatatatatatatatatatatatatatatatatatatatatatatatatacatacatacaggcaattGTGCGTTTTGGATTAGtacaatgtgtgtttgtgtgtgtgtgtgtgtttgtgtgtgtgtgtgtgtgtgtgtgtgtgtgtgtgtgtgtgtgtgtgtgtgtgtgtgtgtgtgtgtgtgtgtgtgtgtgtgtgtgtacgcgctcgCGTGCGTGCGAGATCACCGAGTCATGACGCCCGTTCAGGCTAAAATCACCGAGAACGGAAATCAGGAACTCCCTAACATCCTATGACGTCACAACAGCCACCACCACTACCCAACACTTCAAACCTCGAGAGACGGATGGGAAGTGACTGAAGACAGCTGTGAGTCAGTAGGTCGTTCCGTTCATCCTTGTCCgacagaaaaacggaaaaaagcgaAGCGACCGAATGATGAAcgacggagagagaagaatgatcgaaagcagagcgaccgagagagaaaaagacgactGAGGAAAGGAAGACCGAGAGTTAAAAAAACGACTGAGAAAGGGACGACCGAGAGAAGTACGACCGACCAAAGTAATCGGCATTCAAAACCAAAGAGATACAAGACCTAAGAGGAATCTTGAACGAGAGGAGAAACGACCCTTTTCGAAGTGACCGAGAGGAGGAACGGCCAAGAGGTGGGACGACCAAAAGGAGGAACGACCGAGAGGAGGAACGACCAAAAGGAGGAACGACCGAGAGGAAGAACGACCAAAAGGAGGAACGACCCAGAGGAAGAAAAACCAAGATGAAGAACGACCCAGAGGAACGACAAAGGAAAAACGACCAAAAGTAAGAACGACCGAGAGGAGGAACGACAAAGAGGAAAAACGACCAAATGTAAGAACGACCGAGAGcaggaacgagaaagaggaaaaacgaccAAAAGTAAGAACGACCGAGAGcaggaacgagaaagaggaaaaacgaccAAAAGTAAGAACGACCGAGAGcaggaacgagaaagaggaaaaacgaccAAAAGTAAGAACGACCGAGAGcaggaacgagaaagaggaaaaacgaccAAAAGTAAGAACGACCGAGAGcaggaacgagaaagaggaaaaacgaccAAAAGTAAGAACGACCGAGAGcaggaacgagaaagaggaaaaacgaccAAAAGTAAGAACGACCGAGAGcaggaacgagaaagaggaaaaacgaccAAAAGAACGACCGAGAGcaggaacgagaaagaggaaaaacgaccAAAAGTAAGAACGGCCGAGAGCAGGAACGAGAAAGAGGCAAAACGACCAAAAGTAAGAACGACTGAGAGCAGGAACGACAAAGAGGAAGAACGACCAAGAGAATGAACAACCAAGAGGAAGGGGAACGACCGAGAAAGCGAGCAAATGCTCTCTCAGCAAGCCCGCCGCCTCACTGCTTCCTGTTTTGGGTGTGCGGTGCTTGTAGAGGAAACCTTATAATTGGGGACTTTGACCTTGTGAACGGAGATGGGTGCGCTGAGGTCACCCAGGCCGCCCGCGATCACACTTGTGGGTTTCGCTGAGGTCCTCAACCTCCcgtccacgccccctccccctccccttccacccaacTTCGCGCCAATCCTTTGTTGCTGGTGTTTGAGTTTTCTTGGCTTATCGCTacggtgtgattgtgtgtatctgagtgcgtgagtgagcgcgcgcgtgtgtgtttatgtttgtgtgtgtgtgtgtgtgtgtgtgtgtgtgtgtgtgtgtgtgtgtgtgtgtgtgtgtgtgtgtgtgtgtgtgtgtgtgtgtgtgtgtgtgtgtgtgtgtgtgtgtgagtgagtgaatgtgtgagtgtgtatgtatgtttgtgtgtgtgcgtgtgtgtgtgagagagatacatACCTCATCTGCTTATCATTTTCCTTGATTTAAGAATATTGCGTCTTTCCTATTGTTAATAGTATCACTATAATAACCATGatgtcaataatcataataacagtattaatattaataagcaGTAGAAAAAACAGTGAATTCAAAGAATGGAGAAGTCAGGGTCCTACTTCCTGACTCTATAATGATTAAGGTGTGtgttcgccgctaatgaccttagttATTGACACGGCAGATAATTCTGAATAATCAGTCAATCTAAGTTCGAAATATGAACAGTATATAAAATAGTTGTCCAATCTCTGGAATTCTTGAAGGTTGATATCGAAATATCGCTTTTACTCGTTATAaacactttttttatatataaggcAACAATGTGTCTGAATGGTATAGCATGTCGCGACTGAGGAGTTCATTTTCAGTCAAGGGAGGTCATAGTTCGTAGTAAATTTTGCCTCTGGAAGTATTCATATGATATACTCACGATTATCACCATGTGTATTCCGGAAATTACTGTGTATGGGCATGATCAGGCTGGTAGAGTGGAATGCCTAGTAGTTATGGTCGAAAATTAGGCTATTTATTTAGACTAGATGGGCAAATAGCATGTTCGATATTACACTAGAGAACAACACAGACCAAGATCAACAGGAATTCTTCGTATATGATACTTACGATGCGCCGAAATGACTTGCTATGCTTTTGATTTTGAGACTTGGATTATATCTTTCATCAGATAGCTTCTCCAAATCTTTCGTAGAAATGActgcaggaagagaaagaggaaagaaagccaCTTACGGGGGTAATGGCGGGCGTAGGCCGTGGAATTTTCGAAAATGGAAATTGATTAATGAGAGCAGGTTTCTCTCGCTCACCGGAAGACTTACCTTGTGTTTACTAAGGGGCAATAGAACCTAGactatatttgtgtttttgttgtagtcTGTAATTTTGTGATGTGATTCACTTCATTATTCATTCACAAAGCTGCACAATTGTCTAATTGTGTAAATACTGTATTCAAACGTTATTCTCAATATAACTGTAACTTATACTCTAACAGCCCATTCTGTGTAAAGGTAAATGTAGCCATAACCTTTAAATAATTTGTTTCATCGATTGTTACCAATCCTGTTGTAAAATGTAGGTCTTTTGCTATCGAGAAGGTCCGCCTTGTTTGTTTATGAAACACCACATTCAATAGACCGTACTTCCTTCCAGTGTCTTGAAAAGTGTCGAGTCCCTTGCCTCTCTCTAAACTGTATCGTTGTCGTTTCCAAAAGTGCCTCTTTTCAAATCACTTctttctttgagtgtgtgtgtgtgtgtgtgtgtgtgtgtgtgtgtgtgtgtgtgtgtgtgtgtgtgtgtgtgtgtaaagtgtctcgtgtattgtgtttgtttttaaaaagaaaagtcggCCGAAAGGAACGCTTATGGAAGGAACAAAAGCAGcaaaaaactgtatatatatatatatatatatatatatatatatatatatatatatatatatatatatatatatatatatatatatatatatatcctttccccAGTACTCCAGACGGCAAATGCACAGACATCGGTACTTCAAGAGTTCAAAGAGTTAAAACGTCTGCAACCTAATCGACCGCTGATGGTGACGGAGTTCTGGTCTGGCTGGTTCGATCACTGGATGGAACCACACAGGAACCGTTGGCCTGAGAAAGGTATGGGGGCGAAGTGCGATTGTGAAATATGTTATGGAAATGTATTATGAAGAGGCATAAAAAATggcctcattaaaaaaaaaaaaaaaaattatttacattCAGAGATTTtgaaacaaacacatacgaaagagagtaagaaacaaacacgacaacaacagtaacaaaaacactcactcaccatcaataaaatacaaagaaaacaaagcaacagCACTTAAAACAAAACGTTGCTACAAGGATCCTccttttaaagaaaatatatacatttaaggtttactcaatttcttttatttatttttttttcagatttttcgcGCGCCCTCGAAGAAATCCTGAAGAGCGGAGCGTCCTTCAACTTGTACATGTTCTGCGGCGGAACCAACTTCGGCTTCCTCGCGGGCGCCAACGTGCAGGAGGAGTGGCCCTTCTACGCCCCGGATGTCACCAGTTACGGTAATCTGTTGTCTTTTGTGAGGTTACGTTGTGAGTCACACGGAGGATTCCCTTGCGATGGCCATAAATTGCTGGCTCTAAGCATCGACCACTTAAAATTAATGGAAAAAGACACAAGAGTTGGTGATTTtatcagatgtgtgtgtgtgtgcgtgtatgcacacgcgcacgcgcacatgcacacgcgcacgcgcacgcacacgcacacacacgcacacgcacgcacgcacgcacgcacacacgcacacacgcacgcacgcacgcacgcacgcgcgcacacacacacacacacacacgcacacgcacacacacacacacacacacacatacacacacacacacacacacacacacgcacacgcacacgcacacacacacacacacacacacacacacacacacacacacacacacacacacacacacacacacacacacacacacacacacacacacacacacacacacacacacgcgcacgcacgcacgcacacgcacacacacacacacgcacgcacacacacacacacacacacacacacacacacacacacacacacacacacacacacacacacacacacacacacacacacacacatacatacacatacacacacatatatatacacatacatacgcacattcatacacacatacacacatacatacatacatacatacatacatacatacatacatacacaaatacaaacatgcacacaaacaacacacgtacacattcaaacatacatacatacacacatttatacatacatgcatatatacatgcatacgttcatgcatgcatttatacgttcataggtacatacacacatacatacatgcatgcatgcattatgtatttatgtatatatacatacatgcatgcagagggaacacacacacaaaaaaaattagcTATGCTAGGACCATTTTAAGCTATAACCAGACGTATatctccatatacatacatatatacacacatacatatatattcatgcatgcatacttacatacatgtagagcgacccccccaaaaaaggtatGTTAGGGTCATTTTAAGCTATAACCAGacgtaaatataaatgtgcatacatacatacacatatatacatgcatacatacatacatacatgtagagcGAACAAAAAATAGCTATGCTAGGATCATTTTAAGCTATAATtaaacgtatatgtacacacatacatatatagatacacacacatacacacgaattaTTATTTCAATGAATTGATGAGGAAGATAGAAATGTTATTTTAattcaaacagataaaaaaaaaaagaaaatagagaagttaTGCCGTCCATCTtctcattttctatatataaagtTGAAAGAAAATGGGCATTAAGGGATACTATATTTTTCAGACTATGACTGTCTCCTGACGGAAAACGGAGACTATACTCCGAAGTACATGATCACAAAACAGCTGATCAGTCAATATCAGATTCATGAGGACGTGTATACTCCTAGTCCACCTGAAAATACGCCAACAGTCGCATATGACGACATAGTGTTGGATAAAATCTTAAACCTCAACGAACTTATAGGTCAGGTGTGTTTGTTCGACATTTGTTTCCatgtgtttttcctcttcttttacgtTGTAAATCCTTGGATACTTTTCCAATCTTTAAATTTGAGATGATATCGTATATTTCATTCATAGAGGTAGATACGGCTCGTGGTGATAGCTGTGCAGGGGAATCATTTCAGTTTTTTCttggtggtgggtaggggggggggtgtaaagatGGGTAGGCGAgcagagcgaaaaaaaagaaaagaaaagaaaacaaagaacaataGCTATGCTAGGATCGTTTTAAGCTATAACCAGACGTATGTAGGCATAGTttagtaatatacatataaatataaatatatatatatatattattaatgataaagccAAACCTTGAGGGGGCAAACAAAATCTTAAGTAGGGGAGGAGCTGACTCCCCCCCCTAGCCCCCAATTGACGCCCCTGACTGTGCTATAGGCTGTGCACGAGTTACTGTCCTGCTTGATCTTGGTAGAGGCGTTATTAGTACTCTTTAAGTGGTAGTAAAAGACGAAACAAGAAAGTGTCAACCTAAAAGAAGCATTTTTTAAATCAATTTAAAGCAATGGTTTTCAACCCTTGTAGTCAGGCGACACTTTGAAAACCATTATATTCGAGGCACTAGCGATATACCAACTCTTTACTCCCTTACTATAAAACACAAATAGATGATATGCATTTGTTATGTATAGTTTTTTGTATTCCTTTAACTGTAAATTACTCTGTAAGAAGATTAATCggttcaaataaaagaaaaacgttaGGTTAGTGTAGGTTAACCTATTACCTTTTTCTGTTTCAAGCTAAAATAGTAATTACAAAAGTAAGACTAGACACTTTGTGCAACACACTTAAAGCATAATTCGAATAttctaatcataaatatatatcttcggTTATGTTGCTAAAGTGATGGCTCAGAACATATACTCACAagtctatatatgtgcatgtacagtatatatggaagacaagaaattatattgttttcataattttgaTCTTCTTTACTTCAAATGAGTAAGTAATTgactgagtgagagtgagtgaatatgaAAATGAGAGTGATGAGGGCGCtaggagtgagcgagtgagagtgagtgtctaCTTTATGAAAAATACGAAAACTTATTCagtgtattttatatttacacaaactcagtgtgagtgagggtgtgactgtgtgtgtgagtataagatACATTGAATGAGTCTTCGAATTTTCATAAAGAAGACAAACAATataactcacactctcactctcactctcacactcacaatcacactcactcattactctcacactcactcacagagggcactctctctcttactttaacAAGTAATCCTACACAGTCCCTTATGACTTTACACAAATGTAAACCTCATAAAGAGTATTCATCAGTTTACCAAAACTAACAAATACAACCGTTCTGCATCCCAGGACACAGCAGAAATATTATTATCTAACTAATGCCAATGTCCATTTTAGACTGCACTAACACCAAaggtctctccctcaccctttcagcTACCACACGTAAAGAGTCCACATGTAATGGCTATGGAAGACCTCCCAATCAATGAGGGCAACGGGCAGGCCTACGGATACACACTGTACCGCACGCGCATCACTGTACCCAAAGGAGGAGCCACACTAACCATCAGAGGGCACGTGAGGGACCTTGCTCTTCTCCTCGTCGACTTGAAGCTTGTCACGCCTTGCATCAACGAGCCACGGGATCTGGACGCTTTTGGTACATGGGTGAAGAGGTGAATTTCTCTGTCTTATAATGGAGGTTTAGTTTAATCAAGCTCAGTGGTTCTTGTATGGGTAAAAAATGTAAATTTCTCTGTATTAtaatggaggtttagtttagtCTAGCTCATTGGTTCGTGTATtggtaaaaaaagataattttttcAATCTTATAATGGAGGTTTGTTTTTGTCAAACACAGTGGTTCGTGTATGGGTAAAATAGGTAACTTTCTCTGTCTTCTAATGGTTTTGAAAACGTGAATATCTGTCTaatcatgtatgtttatttttgtctagCTCAGCGTTATTTGTACGGGTGAAAAGGTGAATTTGTCTGTTTTATAATGGAGGATTGTTTTTGTCTAGATTAGTGGTTCTTGCACAAGTGAAAAAGCGAGTTTTATTATGTAGCTTTACTTTTGTCTAGTTCGGCGGTTCTTGTATAAGTGAATTTCTGTCTTATAATGTAGGTTTGTTTTAGTCTAGCTTGGCGTGTCTTGTACGTGTGAAAAAGGGGAATTTCTCTGTCTCATAATGTAGGTTTAATTTACTCTAGCTCGGCTGCTCTTGTTCGAATGAAACATTTATCTGTCTTATAATGTACGTTTATCTCAGTCTAACTTAGCAGTTCTTGTATGGGTGAGTATGTGACCTTGTTTTGCGACTTAGGTTTAATTTAGGGTATCCTAGAGGTTCTTGTGTGGGTGGAAAGGCGAATTTCTGTCTTATAATGTAGGTTTATCTTAATCTAGCTCTGCGGTTCTTGTAAAGGTGAAAAGATGAATCTCTCTTTCAATTTAGATTTGTGAATTTTTCAACACCCCGCCCCTTGGTCTccaatttttcatttatttatttattaaagaaacagataa from Penaeus vannamei isolate JL-2024 chromosome 43, ASM4276789v1, whole genome shotgun sequence includes the following:
- the LOC113824438 gene encoding beta-galactosidase-1-like protein 2 isoform X2, whose amino-acid sequence is MPRGRSVYDSFTVGSALEYRGGSFTINGRSFRIMSGALHYFRVHPDQWADRLAKLRAAGLNCVETYVPWNLHEPRQGHFDFGDAKDPMSPFLDLPAFLEKAKEQDLLAIVRPGPYICAEWDFGGLPSWLLRTPHLQVRTSQPDFLAAAVRFLKETLGRIQHMTLTRGGPVIALQVENEYGAFGYSDLPRDSKYLNSIYQAMTSVIPPNRVMYFTSDTPSYKGDLGAIKGVLQTANAQTSVLQEFKELKRLQPNRPLMVTEFWSGWFDHWMEPHRNRWPEKDFSRALEEILKSGASFNLYMFCGGTNFGFLAGANVQEEWPFYAPDVTSYDYDCLLTENGDYTPKYMITKQLISQYQIHEDVYTPSPPENTPTVAYDDIVLDKILNLNELIGQLPHVKSPHVMAMEDLPINEGNGQAYGYTLYRTRITVPKGGATLTIRGHVRDLALLLVDLKLVTPCINEPRDLDAFGTWVKRNSTFELSSEYSGIHTLDILVENMGRVNYGKPHDFTMKKGLSEGPVLLGSEELKDWLIYPLEFKSGEIDRLLGWRSYAGEEVVGPALLQGDFEIQDEPEDTFLDACGWGKGVVFVNDFNLGRFWSAGPQRTLYVPRPLLVKGLNKVTVWSQYGGQGGVKSTDSHDLGAENPTGVTPGSGGPLINICKT
- the LOC113824438 gene encoding beta-galactosidase-1-like protein 2 isoform X1, with amino-acid sequence MRNTDTNLVDKMPRGRSVYDSFTVGSALEYRGGSFTINGRSFRIMSGALHYFRVHPDQWADRLAKLRAAGLNCVETYVPWNLHEPRQGHFDFGDAKDPMSPFLDLPAFLEKAKEQDLLAIVRPGPYICAEWDFGGLPSWLLRTPHLQVRTSQPDFLAAAVRFLKETLGRIQHMTLTRGGPVIALQVENEYGAFGYSDLPRDSKYLNSIYQAMTSVIPPNRVMYFTSDTPSYKGDLGAIKGVLQTANAQTSVLQEFKELKRLQPNRPLMVTEFWSGWFDHWMEPHRNRWPEKDFSRALEEILKSGASFNLYMFCGGTNFGFLAGANVQEEWPFYAPDVTSYDYDCLLTENGDYTPKYMITKQLISQYQIHEDVYTPSPPENTPTVAYDDIVLDKILNLNELIGQLPHVKSPHVMAMEDLPINEGNGQAYGYTLYRTRITVPKGGATLTIRGHVRDLALLLVDLKLVTPCINEPRDLDAFGTWVKRNSTFELSSEYSGIHTLDILVENMGRVNYGKPHDFTMKKGLSEGPVLLGSEELKDWLIYPLEFKSGEIDRLLGWRSYAGEEVVGPALLQGDFEIQDEPEDTFLDACGWGKGVVFVNDFNLGRFWSAGPQRTLYVPRPLLVKGLNKVTVWSQYGGQGGVKSTDSHDLGAENPTGVTPGSGGPLINICKT